tgacctaatctacaccttaaacgatgagttatgctttatcggctgttttatatcaatcttaatcatgcatagcgtgcggttaaggcatgttcgatcttgagtagatctattggttagcgagaaccgtttcatagcctgttatcacggcctgtgggattctacctctcaccccactgttagcaccgtggagtggggatcgttagttggaagatccgttcctgagaaggcatgaccttaactgtgcgctatgcctgaatcgactatttagccgatatcgagtgctttcatgaacagttcacattacgagatcattgaagtagagataagttgaaagatatgttagctccatgatcttattattatattacggcctgcatgattctgtctcatgttccattgatattagtaatgagttagggtcgtcgagtctattgttgtttctacggcctgcatgattctgcctcatgccccactagtcatggcgatagatgagatctaacatgttcattagatttatctttattaaatggtcaaGTGGTGTTAAATTgtttttttatacaaaaaggagttcggttacttgtaatcattggctcagtatggaccgatcatcattgatatcttattgccattgattaatatttgcttaaataatatttatcctgaatgataactgattcttcttatacaaccccatgagctttaatcgatttattcttataaatatgctggaatcgactatttagtcgatctcctctcatatcggctcttagagccgcatattcgggactgtctggcaatatCGGCACGTTtctcccttaattactgatgagctttctctccttgtcaattgcagggtcaaattgactggcacgtctcgggaggattgcgcaggatcgaccacccttgcgctgaagctaggcggatctgctccaccgagcggacccttccgacttgctgtgtgtgtcctcggcacggagacaAAAATTATGTGTCGACACAATTAGAGGTTGAAGATGATATGAGAACCATCAGATCTTGATTGGTTAGCTTAGATCTAGCAACTGAGAAAGTAATTAAATAAAACCTCTTTCTAAAAAATGCAAGAGATTTTAATATGGTTCCTAATGAAAATGGTCGTTTTCCCTATGTCAAAGTGACGGTTCTTCTTGATCAAGTTTAACGCAAGGAATACTAGTATCATATTAGCATGTTTTACAACCTCAAAATGATAGGTTTTGGCATTCGGTTGTCACTTCTGATGACTTTGCCCTATATCAAGGAATCTTATCCACTCACCTCTTCCATTTTGAGATTGTCCTAGTATAGAACCTTATCCAAAGCAACACCACATTGCCTAGCACTGCCACCGCTGGCCTCCTCTTCCCTAACCTATGGGGTCTCCTCCTAACTAATGCCCTAGTGTCCTCCTAACCAAAGCCTCCGTCACGGCTCACCTAACTCACAGGACCCAGCTCTTTCTTCCTTGTCCCATAACTAGTGTCCTGCCTCTTGTAACCCATAGCCGGTCTCCCACCTCACTGCTAAGCTAGTGGCTTTCTCTGAATCCAAGGTAAGTTTTCTGCTTCTCCTACTCGATGGATGCATGGATCGATGCAAGATGAAGGAATAGATGAATTGATGGATGCATCAATCCGATGctagatgaatgaatgaattaATGGATGGATCGACGGATAAATGGAACAATACTTTTGATGGATGGATGATATATGTAGTGAAAAGGTAAATTAAGATAACATGTAACTTCTTTGAGAACACCAAATCATTTATGTACACCAAAGCGACCAACAAGTAGTTGCCGCCCTAGCAAAACTAAAGGTTTTAAATCATTGCCAAACCAAAGCCAACTCCCAAACATATGAGAACTACTATGGGGTTAAGGAAGGTTAAAGCAACATATATACGGCCGCAAACAACAcggacaaaacaacattcaaagAAGAGGTGTTTAATTGTCTTACTTTTGTggcaaaaaaacaacactttttgACTGCCTTCCAATTGTGTTTGCCTAAGTTATCCTTTGATAGAATCACTCCTCTATTAAAAtaccaaagaaaaaaaattgtcttcAAAGGAGCCTTTAAAATCTAGATGGTTTTGTTTAAGTTAGGAACCTCTAAGTGAATCAAAGTTGAATGATGTGATTTCACCGCTGAACCTATGATCTAAGTTCCAATGAAACACGTCATGCTCTTGTGAAAGCCTGATATTAACAATGCGAGGAAGAAGTTTATTCCAGGCTAATCAAATCATGTCTCCATGAAATATTTAGAGGTTCCTCATCCTTCTTTGTGCAATGCGTTTTCCTTGCCCCATGTGCTCACAAACATGAAACATCACATGCTCAACCTTTGTGAAGAAGAGGCAAACAGATAAAAGAGGTCATTTATTTTGCTAGGTTGGCCTTTTCTTCTAAATGACTAAGGAGTTCTAGGGGCGATGACTGATAATATGCTTGGAATGTGAGATTATTACAATCTTAGTAGTTAGATTATACAATCTGTTGTAAAATTTGACATGCTTTGGTTCAATTAGAGCTTTAAAGATCATAGTCCACGGGCTCGAGATGATTCCAACCAACGCCTTACGCTCTAGATGATTCAACCAACATCTTAATTGTAGGTTTCGGTGGTGACAACAAACTGTTGAAAAGGAAAGTGAGGGAATGGGATAGATTAAGAGTGAAGGGAAGAGTTAGTGTTTAAGGCAGGTTATTGTCCCACTGtgtttctacaaaaagaaaaaaaaaagaaatgggtACCCTGATTACTGAACCCAAATATAGGGTTAGTTGCTTGATCTTGTGTAATCCTACAAAATGAAAATGTTGATTGTTAACATACTTACTGATCCATAATTATTCCTCATTGAACCCAGAAACGTCCAAATATGATTACAATACTAGCAATCAAAACTGAATAGCAACTATGTACAAAAATAAAACAAGAATCAGAGTATAGGTCAACTGATGTTACAGTTCCAGAAATCGACTATAAACAAGACAACCGAACTTGCcacgatgcccatggcatcagaCAAGTAGCATTCACCATTATCAAGTAAACCGGCTCTCCATGTTGTAAATAAACCCTATACCTCCAAAATCACAACACTGGCCTCACAAGCGCCGCTCTGACGGTACATACAGCCCAGGATAAATAGTACAAAACAGGGCACTAATGTACACCTACTGGATGAGGTCCAGCTTGGGCAGCTGCCACATGTCGCTGTGAGTTGTCATTGAATCAACATACAATTGGGAAAGAAAATTGGGGGAGTGAAACAAACAACGGTGATTACAACCATAGCTCAGGTTTCGCTTGGTCGCCTCATGGTTTCCCCCGGACCAACCTCAAGCCGCTCCGGCTTGTGAGTTTCTTCTCTGAGTACCTTGTGCAGACCCTGAGGGGTGATGCTATGTTCAGTCATGAGGCTGTTTAGAAGAGCTCTTCAGAGTTCAATTTGTTCCACGCCTCCTGTTTTATTTAAGCAAGGAGCAGAATTACTCAAGTTAGTTGGATGTCAACTACAGAAACACAGAATTACCATCCCAGAATTTTCAGTTATTATCTAACAATTTGGTAAAATGAACATACTTATAAATGGAAAACCAAAGAAACAATAACTCCTAACACATATGTTACCCAGCACCCTTTCAACCAATAGATAAGCATATGTAACATTAAACGGAAATAAAATAAACAGTGCACAGAATAGGTTCCAGTAATCAACACAGTGCATTAAAATTATACAATGGGTAGGTGTTGTAATTCTAAGACTAATTTTTCTCGTTAACTTCAATTACTATAGTATGAACTATGAAGCAGCCCAACAGGTCATTACTTGGATTAGCATTGATTTGGCTATAGGCAGAACAGTACACATCAGGTACTTCCCAGGCACCAGATGGTGGTCCAGGCTGACACAACCACAGTTGCAATAAACATTCTGTTGTGCCATGTGCCACAGATCACATCAAACTATAAAGGCTCAGTACTTTAAATGTATCATCCATTATCCATGCACCAACCCAACTTTGTTTCCATGGACCACACATGTAATAATTGGAAATATTAAGCGAATCTGAACTGTATATGTGAAAAACCCCATGTTCAGCAAAACAGCTgataccaacctagctcatatgtTCTCTTGATGTGAGAAAAAGAGAGAACTAGTTTGTAATGTCTTGAAACCATGGTGCATGGGCCAAGGAAAAAACAGGGACGAAGAATAGTACCATGTTGGTGTGTAAACAGTAAGCTGCAGCAAATGTTTTGAGGGCAATACACACCTTAAGGAGATCAAAAACCTTCTCAGCGATATATTTCTGTTGGAGATTGGCACCCTTTTGCTGCACCTTGTCAGGATGGATACACAATGTTGCTTTTCTATACACTTTTTTAACAGCAGCAGCAGTGATCAAATCAGTGAGGGATACAGGCTGCCATCCACATTCTGGCCAAAGAACCTGTTCAGAAAGAATAAACGAATTACAACACAAAGTCgtcaaacatttctttaactaaTTAAAAATATGTCCACAAATTAAAAATAGGTTATGTCTTTAAAGCAATGACATCGTGTACAGTTCATGTTTCACGTATTGCCCACAATCGAACAGTTAGTCCATATGGTATTCGAGAGGCAAACATTACTTCTGTTGATGTTCTGTAATATTGCTTGAAACCTGAAGCCGGAAATACTACCAGTGGATCTGAGTGCCTATATAAGAGCCTCATAGCCTAACTTAGATTAGAGGCACAATATGGTGATCATGATGCGTCCACAGTAAGAAATGGATGGTATTTGTATAAAATCACAAACGGGATGAAAGCAAATCATATGTTTAAGTAGACAGCTAAAGATCTAAATGCCAGTTTCTATTAAAGAAGAGTAATGCCCACATAATGAACAGAATTGGTAAAAATGAATGAGATGCTTCAATCTAGAAGTTTCAACTCACATATTGTAAAGTTGATAGCAATGCACGCAAATTGCCTTCTTTTCCAGCAGCCCAGCGCTTAATCTCAAAGTCCAGTGTTTCCGCAAGCCTCTGAAAATTATCAGACAAAACAATTTGAACAAACTCAATGAAGTGAGAAACTAGTCACTAGCAGCCAATAAAGTGCATTTAAAAGGACAAATTATATGTTGATAATGTAGATTTTCAGCATTATGAATTTAAGATGAATTTACGAGTTACAACAGAGTACTTACATGTCTTTCAGCCTGCTCTCTTTGTTGCTGCATGTCGCGTTCATTCTTCTCAGCCAAAGCCTTTACCTGTGAGTATAGGAAACTAATAAAAAATAAGCATTGCAATTTCTTTATCCTAAAAAATATGCTTAAAACAAAATGTAACCAGGAACATAGAAGCATCCACAAaaacatcatcaacaacaaaaaCAACAGAGCATTTTAGTCTCAATCAAGTTTGGGTAGGTATCCAGGAACATAGATGAATCCATAGATAATTAGATATTAAATTGTAGTACTAGAAAGCTACATGAGATGACTATTTTAATTAGTGTTATAGCACATTACCGCTCGTTCACGAGTTCTTTGATGCCGTTCCAACCTAGCACGTCTTCTTTCTTCGCTCTCCCCATCAACTTCTTGAAATTCGTCTGATGATGTAGGAGCTACAATAACAAATAAATCAAACACACAGTTACTTACATGTGTCTATGGACAATGATTCAGTACCATACTTCTCGAACGATCAGTACCTCCTCCAAATATTGCAGACAAGTCATCAACAATATTTGCTGTTGATGATGCCTTTTTCATTGATGTCGAAGTGGAAGTCCCTCTATTTTGCGTTTGAGAATCAAACATAGAATCCTAATAATTCCACAATTAGAAAAACAACAGTGAGGAAATTGCAACGAATAAAAAACTGGAATGAAAATTTTGGTGGAGTAATCACCACTGTTGGAGCCCTTTGCTTCGGAGCACTATTAGCTCGGGCACCCATACCAAAGAAGGATTCGAGATCATCTGGTTTGCTCGTTTTTTCTCTTGCAGCTgcagccgccgcagcagcagcctgtCTTTCCCGAGCCTCAGCAGCAGCCCTTTCCACTGCTGCTCGTTCAGCTCTCTTCCTcgcttcttgctgagctctctcCACAGCAGCTCTTTCTGCTGCAGCCCTATCCCTGGCTTGACTAGCAGCTTTCTCCTTAGCTTCAGCAGCAgccctttcctttgcttctgcaGTAGCCCTCTCTGCTCGCTCTTTAGCCTCCATTGCTGCCCTCTCGCGTGCTTCCTGTTGGGCTCTTTGCACAGCAGCACGTTCTGAACGTTGGCGTGCCTCCCTCTCTGCTTTTGCACGAGCTTCAGCAGCTGCTCTTTCCCGTGCCTCCTTTGTAGCCCTCTCCACTGCTTGCCTagctctttctctttctctctgtcGCTCAAGTTCTCTCTCCTCCTCAAGTCTTCTttgctctctttcattttcctcTTTTTGCCTCATCTCTCTTTCTTGTTCTAGTCTTTCCTTTCTCTCTTTGTCCTCACGATCCTGGGCATACAACCTTGTTACATTATCTTGTTCCTGTTGTTCTCTATTTCTAAGCTTCGCATCACGCTCTCTCTCCCGTACTTCCTTGGCATGTTTGAACTTTGCCTCAGCTTTATCCATGGCCTCTTTCATAGCAGCTGCAGATGCCGCCGCCGCTGTACTTCTCTCAAATTCTTCATCATTAAAAGCATGCACATTCTGAGACTTACCCATGGCAAAATCTTCTAGTTCATCTACTGTAGAAACACCAGCCTGATTTGACGAACTTCTTTGATGATCAATGTTTTTCCTAGACCGCCGTAGATGTTCATCATCTTTTCTTTTTGATTTTGATCCATGTTTTTGCTTAACTGCAAGAGGTGGCGGTGGCCTTGAAGGTGGCGGGGCACTAGTTGGCTGTGTGAAGAGGGGAATCTCAGAAACCGTAAGCCATATCTCATCTTCGGATTCATCAGATCTAGGTGACTGATCATTTATACCATTCCCACTATATTTCTCTGAGCCAATGTCAACATGGACATCAGAATATCTGGCAGACTGTGACTTAGGAAAGATATTTTCAAAATCCTCTACAGAAGGTTGTTGGGAGTTACTTTTAGAAAAACTCTGTACAGGATTTGAGTCTCGGGCTCTGCTTGACTCATTCCTATCCTTCGAGCGATTGTCCACCTCTGAGGTAAAAAAACGTTCGGATTTTGGAGCCTGGTTGAAAGTGCTTGAATCCTCAAACAGACTGCTCCCAACGCTAGTACTTTCACGACTTTTCCCTTGATATTTTGCAGCTTTACCGAATTCATCCAAGGGATCTGCGAATGGATGGGCTGAGGATGAAGTTGTTTCGAGGACAACAAAGGGGTCACTTAAGCTAGCTGGTTGCTTAGATGTTGACATGGAAACCTTCTTTTGTTTTGCACCAACAGTATCCCTGAAGTTAATAAATAGACATGTTAATATGTGAACAACTGAACATGTTTAGAAGTGCATGAAATTGCACAAAAGGGCAATCATTGTCGTTAAACAGCAACTTATTATTTTCCCAAACGCACTAGATAACCTGTTAGCCCATAAATTCAAATGAGTTGTTCCTAAGCATGTCTGAGACTCAAATGTCAAAATACATCATAATAAAACAAACTTAGTCACTATGGAGCACTCGAACCCACTCCAAATAATTGGTGACTCTTTTCAAGAAATTGTTGATTAAGAAACAAAGAGTTAAATTGTTTAAGAACATATGGGCCACAGATGTCCAGCACAACGCCTCAATTGGATGTGTGACTTAACTAAGATGAAACTAAACAAATTGGAACAGAAACTTCGAAGCAAATTGCAACTAAAATACTTCATTACATGAGCCGTATATGATAAAACTCATTGTTACAGGTAAATATGTCTAGCGGTTTATATGGTCTGATCTTAAATTTTGTACGGGTAGCATGTAAGCAATAGCTTTCCTCAAGAAGGTTGGTATTGCAATCTTTAAGGAATATTGTACAGGGCTCAGAAATTTATTATAATTAAATGCACTTAACTCAAAGCAAACTTGATATTCGATAACAATTCTCATCGTAAGCTAACAATGATACCCATAGTGTCTAAACTTACAGATATCTAGCACTCCAGCAACACTGTGCATATTTATCAAGCCTGGAAGCAATATTTAAATCTAGTAATCTACTCGCAGTTCAACTTCAGTTTTAAATCCATTAAGAAACATAATTTTTTTACATAATCCATCTCAACTGGCACACAAAAAGCACAAACCCATGGAACCAATTCATCAGGGCTCCACCAACAATAACATCAACTACAATCTCAAGTTAATCAAAATTCTGCAAACCTTTTGGCACGCTACCTAAAACATAGGCAGATCTATCATACACTACAAACACATTGAAACATGGATATCACAAACGAATGGTACATTCTCAATCAAATTTGTGGATGACCTCATATGTACTAGAATTAACACAAAATACctaaattaaacctaacatacaTTATATACCAGTAGAGGTCCAGGAAACCAACACCAACAGCGCAAAAGGATTTTCTGAGAAAGTGCATGGACAACGATATGAATAATCCTTTTATTATATGCATTGACTTGGGAAAATGGCGGATATATTTGCAAGCATTACATCACTAAGTTATTTAGATAAACATGAAGTCAAGGCCATCATAATCTAGTAGGTTATTAATTTGCAAAATAGGATAAATATTAAATGCATATCGTAACCGAGGGAAACTGATATTTTTTGCGGCGTAAAGCTCTATGTATTAACGTACATCATAAATGCTTTACTAACTGGTATGGATTACCAAATCGAACATAGGACATCAGGAGGCCATAATCTAATTGTCAAAACATCCAACAAATGAGCCAGCATAATTGGTCCAACTCGATCAACAGCCACATGATCCTATAGTTACCGACAAAATCTTCCGGTTCAATTGATCAAACTAACAAAGTTATTCGTATATCCAATCCTACTAGACCGCGCATATGGACAACATAACGTCTATCAGTCCCATGCACATTGAATTGAAATGCATAAAAGAAAGTAGTCACCTTTGGTGCGGGGAGCTTCTCCCGCCAAAGCCTGGCATCAAATAATCGAACCCAGTAGCCGCCGCAGCTGCCTCTGGCTTCCTCTTCTCATCGACCTCTTCCCTCGTCTGTGAGCTCTTACCAAATCCACCGAGCAGGTCATCGAACGCCGGAGGCGCCTCGCGGCTCTGGCTCTGGCTTCCCCCGAACACATCGTCGTAGCGCGCCGAGGAGCTCTTAACCCCAGGGACCCCGACGAAGATGTCGTCGTCGTAGACCGGCTTGTCGAACACCGGCATGGACGAGTGCTTcggcttcggcggcggcggcgcggtggaaGCGGCGGGGTCCTTGAACGAGTCGAAGATGTTGTcgagcgacggcgacggcgtggCCTTGGGCGGCTGCGGCGGGGCGGACCCGAAGAGCTCGTCGTAGGAGGGCGCGGACGGGGCGGCGGCCGCGGAGGCGGACCCCGCGGCGGATCTGGTATTGGTCCAGGCGGATCCGGAGGGCCCCGAGGAGCGCGCGGCCGACATGGGCGCGGCCTTCCCCTGCGGGCGGAGGCCGAAGTCGCGGGCCAGCAGGCCCTGGAAGTCGTCCATGGCGggcgcgggcaggcgcgcggaTCGACGGATccgccgctcgctcgctcgctcactCGCGCAGCAGCGGCGGCGCCTACGCCGCCTGCCGATCGGCGCGCGCGGACAAGGGCGCGAGCAGGCGGGGGGGATCTGGGCAGGAGCACGGACCCTCgccgggggagggggggggggggggggggggggggcgcaagGCGTGAGGCGGCGATCGGAGGAATGGGGTGCGGGGCCCGGCGTCGGTGGGGTCGCCGGAGACGCAGCGTCGCCGGCGATGGCGGAGCGGCGAACAGGAGCGGGcgagtcagagagagagagagagagagaggagagcggAAATCTCTCTTCTCTCTCACACGCGGGTGACTGGCGAGCGGGCCCGAGGGGATATCATCATATCATTGCTGCCTCGTGGGGTCTCCTTCCATCTTGTGGGCCCCAGAGAAAAGCGAGAGGGGAAGTCACGAGGAAGCTTTATCAAAACCGGCGCGCACCACT
The sequence above is drawn from the Miscanthus floridulus cultivar M001 chromosome 15, ASM1932011v1, whole genome shotgun sequence genome and encodes:
- the LOC136506658 gene encoding auxilin-related protein 1-like, which translates into the protein MDDFQGLLARDFGLRPQGKAAPMSAARSSGPSGSAWTNTRSAAGSASAAAAPSAPSYDELFGSAPPQPPKATPSPSLDNIFDSFKDPAASTAPPPPKPKHSSMPVFDKPVYDDDIFVGVPGVKSSSARYDDVFGGSQSQSREAPPAFDDLLGGFGKSSQTREEVDEKRKPEAAAAATGFDYLMPGFGGRSSPHQRDTVGAKQKKVSMSTSKQPASLSDPFVVLETTSSSAHPFADPLDEFGKAAKYQGKSRESTSVGSSLFEDSSTFNQAPKSERFFTSEVDNRSKDRNESSRARDSNPVQSFSKSNSQQPSVEDFENIFPKSQSARYSDVHVDIGSEKYSGNGINDQSPRSDESEDEIWLTVSEIPLFTQPTSAPPPSRPPPPLAVKQKHGSKSKRKDDEHLRRSRKNIDHQRSSSNQAGVSTVDELEDFAMGKSQNVHAFNDEEFERSTAAAASAAAMKEAMDKAEAKFKHAKEVRERERDAKLRNREQQEQDNVTRLYAQDREDKERKERLEQEREMRQKEENEREQRRLEEERELERQRERERARQAVERATKEARERAAAEARAKAEREARQRSERAAVQRAQQEARERAAMEAKERAERATAEAKERAAAEAKEKAASQARDRAAAERAAVERAQQEARKRAERAAVERAAAEARERQAAAAAAAAAREKTSKPDDLESFFGMGARANSAPKQRAPTVDSMFDSQTQNRGTSTSTSMKKASSTANIVDDLSAIFGGAPTSSDEFQEVDGESEERRRARLERHQRTRERAVKALAEKNERDMQQQREQAERHRLAETLDFEIKRWAAGKEGNLRALLSTLQYVLWPECGWQPVSLTDLITAAAVKKVYRKATLCIHPDKVQQKGANLQQKYIAEKVFDLLKEAWNKLNSEELF